A single region of the Gephyromycinifex aptenodytis genome encodes:
- a CDS encoding response regulator: MRGPRTVLIADSDSMLRALLAARLTEAGYAVDPVADGEQAWTSIVEHDPDLAVLDIGMPSGSGLSGLELLRRVRDDERTKNLPVILLGSPRVDEQLEAGVACGATDVVRKPLNGRDLVRRISRLLGPARVRI, translated from the coding sequence ATGAGGGGACCGCGAACGGTGCTGATCGCTGACAGTGATTCGATGCTGCGCGCCTTACTCGCTGCCCGACTGACCGAGGCGGGTTATGCGGTGGATCCGGTCGCTGACGGCGAGCAAGCCTGGACCTCGATCGTGGAGCACGACCCCGACCTTGCGGTCCTGGACATCGGGATGCCGAGTGGGTCGGGCCTCTCCGGGTTGGAGCTGCTGCGCCGAGTCAGAGACGACGAACGAACCAAGAACCTGCCGGTCATCCTGCTCGGCTCGCCACGGGTCGATGAGCAGCTCGAAGCCGGGGTGGCCTGCGGTGCTACCGATGTCGTGCGGAAGCCGTTGAACGGTAGGGACCTGGTGCGCCGCATCTCGCGGCTGCTGGGGCCCGCGCGGGTCAGGATCTGA
- the rpmE gene encoding 50S ribosomal protein L31, whose protein sequence is MQKDIHPEYVTTTVTCTCGSTFTTRSTATSGVINADVCSQCHPFYTGKQKILDTGGRVARFEQRYGKKAAK, encoded by the coding sequence GTGCAAAAAGACATTCACCCCGAATACGTGACCACTACGGTCACCTGCACCTGCGGCAGCACGTTCACCACGCGCAGCACCGCCACGAGCGGCGTCATCAACGCTGACGTCTGCAGCCAGTGCCACCCCTTCTACACGGGTAAGCAGAAGATCCTGGACACCGGTGGTCGTGTCGCACGGTTCGAGCAGCGCTACGGCAAGAAGGCTGCCAAGTAG
- the prfA gene encoding peptide chain release factor 1 produces MLESAAPLVAEHAELEKQLSDPEVLSDQNRVRRINKRYAALTPIVAAYEELLRLGDDVAAATEMGAEDASLAAEVPALTQARDAAAQKLRLLLLPRDPDDDRDVILEVKAGEGGEESALFAGDLMRMYLRYAERRGWKCEVLEATESDLGGFKDVRMVVKGKGVPQPGQAPWARLKYEGGVHRVQRVPVTESQGRIHTSAAGVLVLPDVEDEGEVEIGPNDLRVDVYRSSGPGGQSVNTTDSAVRITHLPTGIVVSCQNEKSQLQNKESALRVLRARLLQAQRDAAEAEASAARRSQVRTVDRSERIRTYNYPENRIADHRTGFKAYNLDSVLDGDLDAVIMSAIDADEAARMEALGEASA; encoded by the coding sequence ATGTTGGAATCCGCAGCCCCGCTCGTCGCCGAGCACGCCGAACTGGAGAAGCAGCTCTCGGACCCCGAGGTGCTCAGCGACCAGAATCGTGTGCGACGGATCAACAAGCGATATGCGGCCCTGACCCCCATCGTCGCTGCCTACGAGGAGCTGCTCCGGCTGGGCGATGATGTGGCAGCCGCCACCGAGATGGGCGCTGAAGACGCCTCGCTGGCCGCCGAAGTGCCCGCATTGACCCAAGCCCGGGATGCCGCCGCGCAGAAGCTGCGTCTGCTGCTGCTGCCGCGTGACCCCGACGATGACCGCGACGTCATTTTGGAGGTCAAAGCCGGCGAAGGAGGCGAAGAGTCAGCGCTGTTCGCCGGTGACCTGATGCGCATGTATCTGCGATATGCCGAACGCCGGGGCTGGAAGTGCGAGGTGCTGGAGGCCACCGAGTCCGACCTGGGCGGGTTCAAGGACGTTCGCATGGTCGTCAAGGGCAAGGGAGTCCCGCAGCCGGGCCAGGCCCCGTGGGCGCGACTGAAGTACGAAGGCGGAGTGCACCGCGTGCAGCGGGTGCCGGTGACCGAGAGCCAGGGGCGTATCCACACCTCTGCGGCCGGGGTGCTGGTGCTGCCGGACGTCGAGGACGAGGGCGAGGTGGAGATCGGCCCCAACGATCTGCGGGTCGACGTCTATCGCAGCTCGGGCCCCGGAGGGCAGAGCGTGAACACCACCGACTCCGCGGTGCGCATCACACACCTGCCGACCGGCATCGTCGTCTCCTGCCAGAACGAGAAGAGCCAGCTGCAGAACAAGGAATCCGCTTTGCGGGTGCTGCGAGCCCGGCTCCTGCAGGCCCAGCGCGATGCCGCCGAGGCCGAGGCCAGCGCAGCCCGGCGCAGCCAGGTACGCACCGTGGACCGCAGCGAACGCATTCGCACCTACAACTACCCGGAGAACCGGATCGCGGATCACCGCACCGGCTTCAAGGCGTACAACCTCGATTCGGTACTCGACGGCGATCTCGACGCCGTGATCATGTCAGCCATCGACGCTGACGAGGCTGCGCGGATGGAAGCGCTCGGCGAGGCCTCGGCGTGA
- the prmC gene encoding peptide chain release factor N(5)-glutamine methyltransferase, which translates to MSQGARLSDAVALARHRLRSAGVPSPTSDALALLAHAAGVTPGEVERRRILGRTLTQDEAARFAEVLNRRCAREPLQHILGRAPFRGLELAVGPGVFVPRPESESVAGIVIEHLNESPSLSKPLVLDLCTGSGAIALAIKDEVPRARVVAVEASPQALVWARRNVQESGLAVTLREGDAGSACPELNAQVDVVVSNPPYIPPGARPLEVEVAEYDPQMALYGGGDDGLLLPRRIIERAAELLRSGGLFVMEHAEVQSEFLLALLRGDQRWAGVVDQMDLTGRPRALTARRVREPGTRLLDSTP; encoded by the coding sequence GTGAGCCAGGGAGCGCGGCTCAGCGATGCGGTCGCGCTGGCAAGGCATCGATTGCGCAGCGCCGGAGTGCCTTCCCCCACCTCCGATGCACTGGCCCTGTTGGCCCACGCCGCCGGGGTCACCCCCGGCGAGGTGGAACGCCGCCGGATCCTGGGGCGCACCCTCACCCAGGATGAGGCCGCCCGATTCGCCGAGGTGCTCAACCGCCGGTGCGCCCGCGAACCGCTGCAGCACATCCTGGGACGCGCCCCCTTCCGAGGCCTGGAGCTTGCGGTGGGGCCAGGGGTGTTCGTGCCGCGACCGGAGAGCGAGAGCGTGGCGGGCATCGTCATCGAGCACCTCAACGAATCGCCGTCGCTGTCTAAACCGCTGGTGCTGGATCTGTGCACCGGCTCGGGCGCCATTGCATTGGCGATCAAGGATGAGGTTCCCCGCGCTCGTGTAGTGGCCGTGGAAGCCTCGCCGCAGGCCCTGGTGTGGGCCAGACGCAACGTCCAGGAGTCAGGGCTGGCGGTGACGCTGCGGGAAGGCGACGCCGGCAGCGCGTGCCCGGAGTTGAACGCACAGGTCGACGTCGTGGTGAGTAACCCGCCCTATATCCCGCCGGGCGCTCGCCCGCTGGAGGTCGAGGTGGCTGAGTACGACCCGCAGATGGCGTTGTACGGGGGAGGGGATGACGGCCTGCTCCTGCCGCGGCGCATCATCGAACGCGCGGCCGAATTACTGCGCTCTGGCGGACTGTTCGTCATGGAGCACGCCGAGGTGCAGAGTGAGTTCCTGCTCGCTCTATTACGCGGCGACCAGCGTTGGGCCGGGGTGGTCGATCAGATGGACCTCACCGGACGCCCTCGGGCCCTGACGGCTCGGCGTGTGCGTGAGCCGGGCACACGGCTTCTAGACTCGACCCCATGA
- a CDS encoding L-threonylcarbamoyladenylate synthase yields the protein MSPVIDCTDEEGREGGIAAAAAALRAGQLVVLPTDTVYGVAADAFDEDAVGALLAAKGRGREMPPPVLVPSKRTVDGLATQVPAYAKRLIEAFWPGALTIIVRAQASLMWDLGETNGTVALRMPDDELALLVLSETGPLAVTSANRTGSPAARTVVEAATQLGPAVEVYLDGGPSAGGQASTIVDCTGTEPIVLRHGAIPDEELFAALEDPPEPVDESLSESPAPAPDELRPSADPVAHDAPSPASEPSDEASGPGQER from the coding sequence ATGAGCCCGGTCATCGACTGCACCGACGAAGAGGGCCGCGAAGGCGGAATCGCTGCTGCTGCTGCCGCGCTGCGCGCTGGCCAGCTCGTGGTCCTACCCACAGACACCGTTTACGGGGTGGCTGCGGACGCTTTCGACGAAGACGCCGTCGGCGCGCTCTTGGCCGCCAAGGGGCGTGGCCGCGAGATGCCGCCGCCGGTGCTCGTCCCGAGCAAACGCACCGTCGACGGTTTGGCCACCCAGGTCCCTGCCTACGCCAAGCGCCTCATCGAGGCGTTCTGGCCGGGGGCTCTGACGATCATCGTGCGCGCGCAGGCCTCCTTGATGTGGGATTTGGGGGAGACCAACGGCACGGTCGCGCTGCGGATGCCTGACGACGAACTCGCGCTCCTGGTCTTGTCCGAGACGGGACCGTTGGCGGTGACCAGCGCCAACCGCACCGGCTCCCCAGCTGCTCGCACGGTGGTGGAGGCGGCCACCCAGCTGGGCCCGGCGGTAGAGGTCTACCTCGACGGCGGCCCGTCGGCAGGCGGGCAGGCTTCCACGATCGTGGACTGCACCGGAACTGAACCTATCGTCCTGCGCCACGGCGCAATCCCCGACGAGGAGCTTTTCGCCGCCCTCGAAGACCCGCCCGAACCGGTCGACGAGTCGCTCTCGGAGTCACCGGCCCCCGCACCGGACGAACTGCGCCCGAGCGCGGATCCCGTCGCCCACGACGCGCCGTCACCCGCCAGCGAGCCCTCGGACGAGGCTTCCGGGCCGGGGCAGGAGCGTTGA
- a CDS encoding glycosyltransferase family 4 protein yields the protein MREYLFVFVVAGAVTFLTTPMIRALAVRIGALTPVRSRDVHSIPIPRLGGLAMLLGFLAAVVMATRLHHLSQIFESPEIGGIALGATLMALVGAVDDVRELDWLTKLAGQIIAAGTMVGMGVQLLSIPLFGVTVLPTPVLMAMTIAIVIVTINAVNFIDGLDGLAAGIVAIASLAFFLYAYQLSFTYNPPNVFSTATFVTAALLGCCVGFLPHNLNPARLFMGDAGALLLGLLLSAATISMIGNIDPSVQVDQGDSVAMVLPVVLPLAVISIPLLDMTLAIIRRTRRGQRPWQPDAQHLQHRMLQIGHTHRRAVMLLHLWAAIFAFGAVSFAFFNGPGPVIGILVAGLAALLLTTRGLASLRPSDL from the coding sequence ATGCGCGAATACCTGTTCGTCTTCGTCGTCGCCGGGGCGGTGACCTTCCTGACAACCCCGATGATCCGGGCGCTGGCCGTGCGGATCGGGGCACTGACCCCGGTGCGCTCCCGGGATGTGCATTCGATTCCGATTCCGCGCCTGGGCGGTCTGGCGATGCTGCTGGGCTTCCTCGCCGCCGTGGTCATGGCGACCCGCTTGCACCATCTGTCGCAGATCTTCGAGAGCCCGGAGATCGGCGGGATTGCGCTGGGCGCCACTCTCATGGCGCTGGTGGGGGCGGTGGATGACGTGCGCGAGTTGGACTGGCTGACAAAGCTCGCCGGTCAGATCATCGCGGCCGGGACCATGGTCGGAATGGGTGTGCAGTTGCTGTCGATCCCGTTGTTCGGGGTGACTGTCCTGCCAACGCCGGTGCTCATGGCGATGACGATCGCTATCGTCATCGTCACCATCAACGCAGTGAACTTCATTGACGGGTTGGATGGGTTGGCGGCCGGAATCGTCGCTATCGCGTCGTTGGCGTTCTTCTTATATGCCTACCAGTTGTCCTTCACGTACAATCCGCCAAATGTGTTCTCCACCGCCACCTTCGTGACGGCGGCCCTGCTCGGTTGTTGCGTCGGATTTCTGCCGCACAACCTCAACCCGGCGCGTCTTTTCATGGGTGATGCGGGCGCCTTGCTGCTGGGCCTGCTGTTGTCGGCCGCAACGATCTCGATGATCGGCAATATCGACCCGAGTGTGCAGGTGGATCAGGGTGACTCGGTGGCCATGGTGCTGCCCGTCGTACTGCCCCTAGCCGTGATCTCGATCCCGTTGCTCGATATGACGTTGGCTATAATTCGTCGAACCCGGCGTGGGCAGCGGCCGTGGCAACCGGATGCGCAACACCTACAGCACCGCATGTTGCAAATAGGCCACACCCATCGCCGTGCGGTGATGCTGCTCCATCTGTGGGCCGCGATCTTTGCTTTCGGCGCTGTCTCTTTCGCTTTTTTCAACGGCCCCGGGCCGGTTATCGGCATTCTCGTTGCCGGACTTGCGGCACTGCTGCTTACCACCCGCGGCCTGGCGTCGTTACGACCCTCTGACCTGTGA
- a CDS encoding AtpZ/AtpI family protein, which translates to MKPARPIPAAPGEPYVQGQGSQTDAAAGVMSYLLAGPLCFGGIGYGLDRWLGTGAFVPAGVLIGMALSMYVIWLHYGADAGTMATNGSSRPGHHDDHHDAGAVRLETYPATDATNEESQ; encoded by the coding sequence ATGAAGCCGGCCCGCCCGATCCCCGCTGCGCCGGGGGAGCCGTATGTCCAGGGCCAGGGCAGCCAGACCGATGCGGCAGCAGGTGTGATGTCCTACCTACTGGCCGGGCCCCTGTGCTTCGGTGGTATCGGCTATGGTCTGGACCGGTGGCTTGGAACAGGTGCTTTCGTTCCCGCCGGAGTCTTGATCGGTATGGCATTGTCTATGTACGTCATCTGGCTTCACTACGGCGCCGATGCTGGCACCATGGCTACCAATGGCAGTTCCCGCCCGGGTCACCACGACGATCACCACGACGCGGGGGCAGTGCGCCTTGAAACCTACCCCGCCACAGATGCAACGAACGAGGAGAGCCAGTGA
- the atpB gene encoding F0F1 ATP synthase subunit A codes for MTAQIGAWATASGEGGYTPPSPDDFWQPLWGEGILTFTRPMALYLIAAVVVGGYLLWSTSRASIVPTRKQFYVEKIYDFVRNDIGRDMIGSAHFKRFMPLLFTLFTFIFLNNLMGVIPFFQNPPMARIGFPIALTLVVYVVYHWVGLQKHGVGGYFKHMVPPGLPVWIAPFIFAIEFITYFITRPLTLALRLFGNMLAGHMVLVLFILGGEFLLLHGDGLMKGAGIASLIMGVLMTMFEILIQFLQAYVFTLLTASYIGSALADDH; via the coding sequence ATGACGGCACAGATTGGCGCGTGGGCTACCGCCAGCGGCGAAGGTGGTTACACGCCGCCGTCGCCGGATGATTTCTGGCAGCCGCTCTGGGGTGAGGGCATCCTTACCTTTACCCGCCCGATGGCGCTCTACCTCATCGCTGCGGTCGTTGTCGGTGGTTACCTACTGTGGAGCACGAGTCGCGCTTCGATCGTGCCGACCCGCAAGCAGTTCTACGTCGAAAAAATTTACGACTTCGTGCGCAATGACATCGGGCGCGACATGATCGGTAGCGCTCACTTCAAGCGCTTCATGCCGCTTCTCTTCACCCTTTTCACGTTCATTTTCTTGAATAACCTGATGGGTGTCATTCCGTTCTTCCAGAACCCGCCGATGGCGCGGATCGGTTTCCCGATCGCCCTCACGCTCGTGGTGTACGTGGTTTACCACTGGGTGGGTTTGCAGAAGCACGGTGTGGGTGGCTACTTCAAGCACATGGTGCCGCCGGGTCTCCCGGTGTGGATCGCCCCGTTCATTTTCGCGATCGAGTTCATCACCTACTTCATCACCCGCCCGCTTACGCTGGCACTGCGTCTCTTCGGCAATATGCTGGCCGGGCACATGGTGCTCGTCCTGTTCATTCTGGGCGGCGAGTTCTTGTTGCTGCACGGTGACGGTCTCATGAAGGGGGCTGGCATCGCCTCCCTCATCATGGGCGTGCTGATGACCATGTTCGAGATTCTTATCCAGTTCCTCCAGGCCTACGTCTTCACTCTGCTGACGGCCTCCTACATCGGCAGCGCGCTTGCCGATGACCACTGA
- a CDS encoding ATP synthase F0 subunit C: MTGSLSLVGYGISTLGPALAIGLIFAALINGVARQPEAKNVLQPLAILGFAVAEALAILGFVLVFIA, from the coding sequence ATGACCGGCTCCCTGTCCCTCGTCGGCTACGGCATCTCCACGCTCGGCCCGGCCCTTGCCATCGGCCTGATCTTTGCCGCGCTGATCAACGGTGTCGCCCGCCAGCCCGAGGCCAAGAACGTTCTTCAGCCGCTGGCCATCCTGGGCTTCGCCGTCGCCGAGGCACTCGCCATCCTGGGCTTCGTCCTCGTCTTCATTGCCTGA
- a CDS encoding F0F1 ATP synthase subunit B produces the protein MQISLTQHVVALAPAAGGGGNHGQSSPLIPHTFEWIFGLIVFLALLFLVWKKVVPNLENAYTARAEAIEGDMGRAERALAEAEATKRQYEQQLSEARTEAAHIREEAREQGASIIAEMRGEAQAEAARIVETAHKQVEAERQQAMTSLRGEVGRMSTDLASRIVGESLHEEARQKGIVERFLAELEAGEIRRENLSETDGVER, from the coding sequence GTGCAAATCAGCCTGACGCAGCATGTCGTGGCCCTCGCCCCCGCTGCGGGCGGCGGTGGCAACCACGGTCAGAGCTCGCCACTCATCCCGCACACGTTTGAGTGGATCTTTGGTCTGATCGTCTTCCTCGCGTTGCTGTTCCTCGTGTGGAAGAAGGTCGTTCCCAACCTCGAAAACGCCTACACCGCCAGGGCCGAGGCCATTGAAGGTGACATGGGTCGGGCCGAGCGCGCGCTCGCCGAGGCCGAGGCCACCAAGCGGCAGTACGAGCAACAGCTGTCCGAGGCCCGTACCGAAGCGGCGCACATCCGTGAGGAGGCTCGCGAGCAGGGGGCGAGCATCATCGCGGAGATGCGTGGCGAGGCGCAGGCCGAGGCTGCTCGCATCGTCGAGACCGCGCACAAGCAGGTGGAGGCAGAGCGTCAGCAGGCCATGACCAGCCTGCGCGGCGAGGTCGGGCGCATGTCCACCGATCTGGCCAGCCGTATCGTCGGTGAGTCGCTGCATGAGGAAGCCCGGCAAAAGGGCATCGTCGAGCGCTTCCTCGCCGAACTTGAGGCTGGCGAGATCCGCCGCGAGAACCTGTCGGAGACCGACGGGGTTGAGCGCTGA
- a CDS encoding F0F1 ATP synthase subunit delta: MDGPSRSAWAAARATLHEVLPGVEPRALAGELFALGEAIDATAKLRRSLADPSRDGWPKRELARRLFGQRVSAGAMTVLESAVSGRWTSDRDLVDTIERLGIDAVLAAAEKDGVLDLVEDELFRFERLVSSDAALADALSKRAVPGRRKAELIVQLLAGKAQPDTVWLAQRPVLHPRGRKYSAAIWRQLKIAARRRQQITAIVTTALELEPLQRERLSAGLAKMYGRPVFVNVVVDPSVLGGLSVQIGDEVIDGTVRRRLEDVRRTMGA, from the coding sequence ATGGACGGCCCCTCGCGCAGTGCATGGGCAGCGGCCCGGGCGACACTTCACGAAGTGTTGCCGGGGGTTGAGCCTCGGGCACTCGCCGGAGAACTGTTCGCGCTGGGCGAGGCGATCGATGCAACCGCCAAGCTGCGTCGGTCACTGGCCGACCCATCACGAGACGGCTGGCCGAAGCGCGAGCTTGCTCGTCGCCTCTTCGGACAGCGAGTCTCTGCGGGGGCCATGACCGTCCTGGAGTCTGCCGTCTCGGGTCGCTGGACCAGCGATCGCGACCTGGTCGACACGATCGAACGGCTGGGAATCGACGCGGTGCTTGCGGCAGCGGAGAAGGACGGGGTTCTCGACCTGGTCGAGGACGAACTGTTCCGGTTCGAGCGCCTCGTGTCCTCGGATGCAGCGCTGGCCGATGCGCTGAGCAAACGCGCGGTGCCCGGTCGCCGCAAGGCCGAACTCATCGTCCAGCTGCTGGCCGGGAAGGCGCAGCCAGACACTGTCTGGCTGGCTCAGCGTCCAGTGCTTCACCCGCGGGGCCGCAAGTATTCGGCAGCGATCTGGCGTCAACTCAAGATCGCAGCCCGGCGTCGCCAGCAGATCACCGCAATCGTCACCACCGCCCTGGAACTGGAGCCGCTGCAACGTGAGCGGCTTTCCGCCGGGTTGGCCAAGATGTACGGCCGGCCGGTGTTCGTCAACGTGGTCGTCGATCCTTCTGTGCTCGGCGGCCTGTCGGTCCAGATCGGTGATGAGGTCATCGACGGGACAGTTCGACGTCGACTGGAGGACGTCCGTCGCACGATGGGCGCCTGA
- the atpA gene encoding F0F1 ATP synthase subunit alpha, whose product MAELTIRPEEIRDALDNFVQSYEPDAATREEVGRVTDAGDGIAHVEGLPSAMTNELLEFEDGTLGLALNLDVHEIGVIILGNFAGIEEGQTVKRTGEVLSVPVGDEFMGRVVNPLGHPIDGMGEIKDEGRRELELQAPNVMARKSVHEPLQTGIKAVDSMIPIGRGQRQLIIGDRQTGKTTVAVDTILNQKQNWDSGDPDKQVRCIYVAIGQKGSTIASVRGTLEEAGAMEYTTIVAAPASDAAGFKYLAPYTGSAIGQHWMYQGKHVLIVFDDLSKQAEAYRAVSLLLRRPPGREAYPGDVFYLHSRLLERCAKLSDEMGHGSMTGLPIIETKAGDVSAYIPTNVISITDGQIYLQADLFNANVRPAIDVGVSVSRVGGSAQIKAMKEVSGRLKLDLAQYRAMEAFAMFASDLDAASRAQLARGARLVELLKQPQASPMPVEEQVLAVWAGTTGKLDDVDVSDVKRFEAEFIDEVRRQHPGILETIRESKKLADETKNAMEEAMASFKRSFRPGDDSNSLVQVEDDHDDRGATRDDEIEQEKIVRRK is encoded by the coding sequence ATGGCGGAGCTCACGATCCGTCCGGAGGAGATCCGGGACGCACTGGACAACTTCGTTCAGTCCTACGAGCCCGACGCGGCCACCCGCGAAGAGGTCGGCCGGGTCACCGACGCCGGTGACGGCATCGCCCACGTCGAGGGCTTGCCCTCGGCGATGACCAACGAGCTGCTCGAGTTCGAGGATGGGACGCTCGGTCTGGCACTCAACCTTGATGTGCACGAAATCGGTGTGATCATCCTCGGTAACTTCGCCGGCATCGAAGAGGGCCAAACCGTCAAGCGCACCGGCGAGGTCCTTTCGGTTCCGGTCGGGGACGAGTTCATGGGTCGCGTCGTCAACCCGCTCGGTCACCCGATCGACGGCATGGGCGAGATCAAGGACGAGGGGCGCCGCGAGCTGGAGCTCCAGGCGCCAAACGTCATGGCCCGCAAGTCGGTGCACGAGCCGCTGCAGACCGGCATCAAGGCCGTCGACTCGATGATCCCGATCGGCCGCGGTCAGCGACAGCTCATCATCGGTGACCGTCAGACCGGTAAGACCACGGTTGCGGTCGACACGATCCTGAACCAGAAGCAGAACTGGGACTCCGGCGACCCCGACAAGCAGGTGCGCTGCATCTACGTGGCCATCGGTCAGAAGGGTTCCACGATCGCTTCGGTGCGCGGAACCCTCGAAGAGGCCGGCGCGATGGAGTACACGACCATCGTCGCTGCTCCTGCTTCGGACGCCGCGGGCTTCAAGTACCTGGCTCCGTACACCGGTTCGGCCATCGGCCAGCACTGGATGTACCAGGGCAAGCACGTCCTCATCGTCTTCGACGACCTGAGCAAGCAGGCTGAGGCCTACCGCGCAGTGTCGTTGCTGCTGCGTCGTCCGCCGGGCCGCGAGGCCTACCCCGGCGACGTGTTCTACCTGCACAGCCGGTTGCTGGAACGTTGCGCGAAGCTCTCGGACGAGATGGGTCACGGTTCGATGACCGGCCTGCCGATCATCGAGACCAAGGCCGGTGACGTCTCGGCCTACATTCCGACCAACGTCATCTCCATCACCGACGGACAGATCTACTTGCAGGCCGACCTGTTCAACGCCAACGTCCGGCCCGCTATCGACGTGGGTGTCTCGGTGTCCCGTGTCGGTGGTTCCGCCCAGATCAAGGCGATGAAGGAAGTCTCGGGTCGACTCAAGCTGGACCTTGCGCAGTACCGCGCCATGGAGGCCTTCGCGATGTTCGCCTCCGACCTCGACGCTGCCTCGCGTGCTCAGCTGGCTCGCGGTGCGCGTCTGGTCGAGTTGCTCAAGCAGCCGCAGGCCTCCCCGATGCCGGTCGAAGAGCAGGTACTGGCCGTGTGGGCAGGTACCACCGGCAAGCTGGACGACGTTGATGTCAGCGACGTCAAGCGCTTCGAGGCCGAGTTCATCGACGAGGTCCGCAGGCAGCACCCGGGCATCTTGGAGACCATCCGCGAGAGCAAGAAGCTCGCGGACGAGACCAAGAACGCGATGGAAGAGGCCATGGCCTCGTTCAAACGCTCGTTCCGCCCCGGCGACGACAGCAACAGTCTGGTCCAGGTCGAGGACGACCATGACGATCGCGGAGCGACCCGCGACGACGAGATCGAGCAGGAAAAGATCGTCCGTCGCAAGTAA
- a CDS encoding F0F1 ATP synthase subunit gamma has translation MGAQIRVYRQRIRSVSAIKKITRAMELMAASRVVKARQRVDETSPYSLALARALSAVASHSDVEHALTTEAENPRRAAVVIMTSNRGLAGAYASSVLKESERLIERLRAEGKEVVPFLVGRKAIRYYSFRNRDFAQSWEDSTDAPPYEMARSISERITQEFLAEGEEGVDEVHVVYTRFKTMVTQEPQNLRLLPIQVVDADPNAPEQPAEMLPLYSFEPSPDEVLDVVLPQYVAHRIYNCLLQAAASELAARQRAMKSATDNADDLIKNYTRLANEARQAEITQEISEIVGGANALADAK, from the coding sequence ATGGGAGCGCAGATCCGGGTTTACCGGCAGCGCATCCGGTCCGTCAGCGCGATCAAGAAGATCACCCGGGCGATGGAACTTATGGCGGCCTCACGGGTCGTCAAGGCACGGCAGCGTGTCGATGAGACCTCGCCCTACTCGCTCGCCCTGGCGCGTGCGCTTTCGGCGGTGGCCTCCCACTCCGACGTCGAGCACGCGCTGACCACCGAGGCGGAGAACCCTCGGCGGGCAGCCGTGGTGATCATGACGAGTAACCGCGGCCTGGCGGGCGCGTACGCATCATCGGTGCTGAAGGAAAGCGAGCGGTTGATCGAGCGGCTGCGCGCTGAAGGTAAGGAAGTCGTCCCGTTCCTGGTGGGACGTAAGGCGATTCGTTACTACTCGTTCCGCAACCGCGACTTCGCGCAGTCCTGGGAGGACTCGACCGACGCCCCGCCGTACGAGATGGCCCGTTCGATCAGTGAACGGATCACTCAGGAGTTCCTCGCCGAGGGCGAAGAAGGCGTCGACGAGGTGCACGTGGTGTACACCAGGTTCAAGACAATGGTGACCCAGGAACCGCAGAACCTTCGTCTGCTGCCGATCCAGGTGGTCGACGCCGATCCGAACGCTCCCGAGCAGCCGGCAGAAATGCTGCCGCTCTACAGCTTCGAGCCGAGCCCTGACGAGGTGCTCGACGTCGTTCTTCCGCAGTACGTTGCGCACCGCATCTACAACTGCCTTCTCCAGGCGGCGGCCTCCGAGCTCGCGGCGCGTCAGCGCGCAATGAAGTCGGCGACCGATAACGCGGACGACCTCATCAAGAACTACACCCGGCTAGCCAACGAGGCGCGTCAGGCCGAGATCACCCAAGAGATCAGCGAGATCGTGGGCGGCGCCAACGCCCTCGCGGACGCCAAGTAA